Proteins encoded in a region of the Spiroplasma endosymbiont of Amphimallon solstitiale genome:
- a CDS encoding Mbov_0401 family ICE element transposase-like protein — MSAKYKWIYQKEYANINQLVLAHIKQKWEKLDRKFFKTRDKNKYKIVDYKERKRKTKYGIVIYKRRIYEYYNIELQKWVRICLVDEELELPKYKRIGEDIEQIVIEYFADGKRYKDICDILKDAGLTTMDIHRIFEKHKVFNENVAKIKLAKNQPIYISIDDGHRKFWEFKRKINKYSMRLVAFYTDNINHKLVNKRVNVIIRPNKTAIGVKKTAEFILEQGKRFFENFEQAKIIICGDSAGWIKEVADYLDAQFVLDKFHLIRTLYLGILAGNKGKYWQEYDTCKNLIENGQYEQLINYLYKELDNHKKLKKQYFKNNKQGIINQSEKWNIGTFTESNIWHVLKEMLGNRTYNISIYIKMATFRCNQINLKT, encoded by the coding sequence ATGAGTGCAAAATACAAATGAATTTATCAAAAAGAATACGCTAATATCAATCAATTAGTATTAGCACATATAAAGCAAAAATGAGAAAAATTAGATAGAAAATTTTTTAAAACAAGAGATAAAAATAAATATAAAATTGTTGATTATAAAGAAAGAAAAAGAAAAACAAAATATGGCATAGTAATTTATAAACGACGTATTTATGAATATTATAACATAGAATTACAAAAATGAGTACGTATTTGTTTAGTTGATGAAGAGTTAGAATTACCAAAATATAAAAGAATTGGAGAAGACATAGAACAAATTGTTATTGAATATTTTGCTGATGGAAAAAGATACAAAGATATTTGTGATATTTTAAAAGATGCTGGTTTAACTACAATGGATATTCATAGAATTTTTGAAAAACATAAAGTTTTTAATGAAAATGTAGCAAAAATTAAATTAGCAAAAAATCAACCTATTTATATCAGTATTGATGATGGACATCGAAAGTTTTGAGAATTTAAACGTAAAATTAATAAATATTCAATGCGTTTAGTAGCATTTTATACAGATAATATTAATCACAAATTAGTTAATAAAAGAGTTAATGTTATTATCAGACCAAATAAAACAGCAATTGGAGTTAAGAAAACTGCTGAATTTATTTTAGAACAAGGAAAAAGATTTTTTGAAAATTTTGAACAAGCTAAAATCATTATTTGTGGAGATAGTGCAGGATGAATTAAAGAAGTTGCCGATTATTTAGATGCACAATTTGTTTTAGATAAATTTCATTTAATTAGAACATTATATCTTGGTATACTTGCTGGAAATAAAGGTAAATATTGACAAGAATATGATACTTGTAAAAATTTAATTGAAAATGGTCAATATGAACAATTAATTAATTATTTATATAAAGAATTAGATAATCATAAAAAACTAAAAAAACAATATTTTAAAAATAATAAGCAGGGAATTATTAATCAATCTGAAAAATGGAATATTGGTACTTTTACTGAAAGTAATATTTGACATGTTTTAAAAGAAATGCTTGGTAATAGAACATATAACATTAGTATTTATATTAAAATGGCTACATTTAGGTGTAATCAAATAAATTTAAAAACATAA
- a CDS encoding DNA alkylation repair protein, with translation MEKFNEEIKILTTIFINNANINTKIKQEKFLINNFEFYGILTSKRKPLVKLFLNKWNKNLSLVNKKQLFETLYLQKNREFQYTAMEFLNLWWKKNLSFNDLDWLLSIIKHNIWWDTTDYFDNIIGVLIFSNNNISVRDQYLFKLINDSNFWIQRIAIQSQLMFKENTDFNLLFALIKPMLLTTNFYLIRSIGWALRNAKRVNSQKINDFIKINNVSQKIIVVINEH, from the coding sequence ATGGAAAAATTTAATGAAGAAATAAAAATATTAACGACAATTTTTATTAATAATGCTAATATCAATACTAAAATTAAACAAGAAAAATTTTTAATCAATAATTTTGAATTTTATGGAATTTTAACTAGTAAACGAAAACCATTAGTAAAATTATTTTTAAATAAATGAAATAAAAATTTATCGTTAGTAAATAAAAAACAGTTATTTGAAACATTATATTTACAAAAAAATCGTGAATTTCAATATACAGCAATGGAATTTTTAAATCTTTGATGAAAGAAAAACTTAAGTTTTAATGACTTAGATTGGCTTTTATCGATAATTAAACATAATATTTGATGAGATACTACTGATTATTTTGATAATATTATTGGTGTTCTTATATTTAGCAACAATAATATTAGTGTTAGAGATCAATATTTATTTAAGTTAATAAATGATAGTAATTTTTGAATTCAAAGAATAGCAATTCAATCACAATTAATGTTTAAAGAAAATACTGATTTTAATTTACTATTTGCATTAATTAAGCCAATGTTATTAACAACAAATTTTTATCTAATACGTTCTATTGGTTGAGCATTGCGTAATGCCAAACGAGTTAATTCACAAAAAATTAATGATTTTATTAAAATTAACAATGTTAGTCAAAAAATAATTGTTGTTATTAATGAACATTAA
- a CDS encoding PTS transporter subunit EIIB, giving the protein MKDNCATRLRVTVFDETKVDDNILKSTGAVGIFKKGTAIQVIYGPQVGNIKNDLLKTWTPK; this is encoded by the coding sequence TTAAAAGACAATTGTGCTACAAGATTGCGTGTTACAGTTTTTGATGAAACTAAAGTTGATGATAATATTTTAAAATCAACTGGTGCAGTTGGTATCTTTAAAAAAGGTACAGCTATTCAGGTAATTTATGGGCCACAAGTAGGTAATATTAAAAATGATTTATTAAAAACTTGAACTCCAAAATAA
- a CDS encoding transposase-like zinc-binding domain-containing protein gives MNKNTVKEILNNLSDKDFIEIFRENKTRIKQIEKKEKFEAVEQKFKEKGIQCPDCSSFLCTKYGSKDYKQRYKCKSCNITFHAFKNHYFYWSHLSHDQWDLLIQIATLGQSAYIISQFINTTNKTAWFNRQKFMKSTQLVKTQNQFVKLKARIEIDETFIKEIHKGNFKDPNDPRKQWIEENAKDLNCCIQMAIDENRNIYAQTTNTKRLNKKWVQENLTSKLIEENSIIVCDMQVLYDTVAKQTKSTIQQFKSKENKELNYKKLSNVSKIQSSLKEFITHYHGIGFTNIQNYLNLWKWKYQHYGLTPYQKSNVLYFSL, from the coding sequence ATGAATAAAAATACAGTAAAAGAAATTTTAAATAATTTGTCTGATAAAGATTTTATTGAGATTTTTAGAGAAAATAAAACTAGAATTAAACAAATTGAGAAAAAAGAAAAATTTGAAGCAGTCGAACAAAAATTCAAAGAGAAAGGGATTCAATGTCCAGATTGTAGTTCTTTTTTGTGTACTAAATATGGTAGTAAAGATTATAAGCAAAGATATAAATGTAAAAGTTGTAATATTACTTTTCATGCTTTTAAAAATCATTATTTTTATTGAAGTCATTTATCTCATGATCAATGAGATTTATTGATACAAATAGCTACTTTAGGTCAATCTGCTTACATTATTTCTCAATTTATTAATACTACAAATAAAACTGCCTGATTTAATCGTCAAAAATTTATGAAATCAACACAATTAGTAAAAACACAAAATCAATTTGTAAAATTAAAAGCTAGAATTGAAATTGACGAAACTTTTATCAAAGAAATTCATAAAGGAAACTTTAAAGATCCAAATGATCCAAGAAAACAATGAATTGAAGAAAATGCTAAAGATTTAAATTGTTGTATTCAAATGGCAATTGATGAAAACCGAAATATCTATGCTCAAACAACAAATACTAAAAGATTAAATAAAAAATGAGTACAAGAAAACTTAACATCGAAACTTATCGAAGAAAATTCAATTATAGTTTGTGATATGCAAGTATTATATGATACAGTAGCTAAACAAACTAAATCCACTATCCAGCAGTTTAAATCAAAAGAAAATAAAGAATTAAATTATAAAAAATTAAGTAATGTCAGTAAAATACAATCAAGTTTAAAAGAATTTATTACTCATTACCATGGCATTGGATTTACCAATATTCAAAATTACCTCAATTTATGGAAATGAAAATATCAACACTACGGATTAACCCCTTATCAAAAATCCAATGTGTTATATTTCAGTTTGTAA
- a CDS encoding PTS transporter subunit EIIC: MYFSFIKKILNRFLGLFPTFDTSVLGGILVGWLVSIVHNHSYNIRMPRVLAFFGGERFVPILAVFVGIGMGLAFFFIWPMLLIAFREIGNGLAAGMNTGQLTDGQLTGDNFHPTVGGAFIAMFFGITERLLIPTGLHHVQYAPFWYTGIGGNWINESGDHFVGAYNIFFGQFASNAVGHMNQTPRTMFMSGRFAYMQYGYPFAVLAMWMLARPENKKMVGGILGSAALTSFLTGVTEPLLFSFLFVAPLCFVFHAFMAGISFMMAYLLNIVVGQGFAAGFIDFSFFGILPSILGKETGFYWVFVTGLIMAPAYFFGFYYIIKWRNYKTLGREEGELATNLALQSVESSLDKSSKKGRTKVENLLLGLGGALNIIDVNAKDKVLVATLKDANIYSKALLRLSGTKNIKVISNKVEITYLDGAESIHKTLQAEMTKKQTLTPDTNKDKNNDMLENIFKGLGGRSNVKLLDNCFNFVEK; encoded by the coding sequence ATTTATTTCAGTTTTATTAAAAAGATTCTAAACAGGTTCTTAGGATTATTTCCTACGTTTGATACTTCAGTTTTAGGTGGCATTCTTGTTGGTTGATTAGTATCAATTGTTCATAATCATTCATACAATATTCGTATGCCAAGAGTATTAGCTTTTTTTGGTGGTGAACGTTTTGTGCCAATTTTAGCTGTTTTTGTTGGAATAGGAATGGGATTAGCTTTTTTCTTTATTTGACCAATGTTATTAATTGCTTTTAGAGAAATTGGTAATGGCTTAGCAGCTGGTATGAATACAGGTCAACTTACTGATGGACAGTTAACTGGTGATAATTTTCATCCGACAGTTGGTGGAGCATTTATTGCAATGTTTTTTGGAATTACTGAACGTTTATTAATACCAACAGGATTGCATCACGTTCAATATGCACCTTTCTGATATACTGGAATTGGTGGAAATTGAATTAATGAATCTGGTGATCATTTTGTTGGAGCGTACAATATTTTCTTTGGACAATTTGCTTCTAATGCAGTAGGACACATGAATCAAACACCAAGAACAATGTTTATGAGTGGGCGATTTGCATATATGCAATATGGCTATCCATTTGCAGTGCTTGCTATGTGAATGTTAGCACGACCAGAAAATAAAAAAATGGTTGGTGGTATTTTAGGATCTGCTGCTCTAACTTCTTTCTTAACAGGAGTTACAGAACCATTATTGTTTTCATTCTTATTTGTAGCACCATTATGTTTTGTTTTCCATGCATTTATGGCAGGAATTAGTTTTATGATGGCGTATTTATTAAATATAGTTGTTGGTCAAGGTTTTGCTGCTGGATTTATTGACTTTTCTTTCTTTGGAATATTACCAAGTATTCTTGGTAAAGAAACAGGATTCTATTGAGTATTTGTTACTGGATTAATTATGGCACCTGCTTATTTCTTTGGGTTCTATTACATTATTAAGTGAAGAAATTACAAAACTTTAGGTCGTGAAGAAGGAGAATTAGCAACCAACTTAGCTTTACAAAGTGTTGAAAGTTCTTTAGATAAGTCTTCAAAAAAAGGTAGAACAAAAGTAGAAAATTTATTACTTGGACTTGGTGGAGCATTAAATATCATTGATGTTAACGCTAAAGATAAAGTATTAGTTGCAACTTTAAAAGATGCAAATATTTATTCAAAAGCTTTATTAAGATTAAGTGGAACTAAAAATATTAAAGTAATTTCCAATAAAGTTGAAATTACTTATCTTGATGGTGCAGAGTCTATTCATAAAACTTTACAAGCAGAAATGACAAAGAAACAAACATTAACACCTGATACTAATAAAGATAAAAATAATGATATGTTAGAAAATATCTTTAAAGGTCTTGGTGGACGAAGTAATGTTAAATTATTAGACAATTGCTTTAATTTTGTAGAAAAGTAG
- a CDS encoding PTS transporter subunit EIIC → MRWQNVWQNENLSRAIVLPIATLPIAGLLLGIGGGVASALKQLPNHDSLVAIINIFSIMQSAGNVVFANLGLIFAISIAFGFAKASKGVAALSGFITFIVMTSVISGMFFWNPKTGMLGFDPWGLGEGAKITPESGKSSFNYVEKYGWPKIIHQFTLKILFLIKNLLKVTLFSVKIL, encoded by the coding sequence ATTAGGTGGCAAAATGTTTGGCAAAATGAAAACTTATCAAGAGCCATTGTTTTACCAATAGCTACATTACCAATAGCTGGCTTATTGTTAGGAATTGGTGGTGGAGTTGCTAGTGCTTTAAAGCAATTACCTAATCATGATAGTCTTGTTGCTATTATTAATATTTTTTCAATTATGCAATCAGCCGGAAACGTTGTTTTTGCTAATTTAGGATTGATTTTTGCTATTTCTATTGCTTTTGGTTTTGCAAAAGCTAGTAAAGGTGTAGCTGCTCTTTCTGGATTTATTACTTTTATTGTTATGACTTCAGTTATTAGTGGCATGTTTTTTTGAAATCCTAAAACAGGAATGTTGGGATTTGATCCATGAGGTTTAGGTGAAGGTGCAAAGATTACTCCAGAAAGTGGTAAATCTTCTTTTAATTATGTAGAAAAGTATGGATGACCAAAAATTATTCATCAATTTACACTTAAAATATTATTTTTAATTAAAAATTTGTTAAAAGTAACATTATTTAGTGTAAAAATTCTCTAA
- a CDS encoding F0F1 ATP synthase subunit epsilon, with translation MALNLKIITPDGIFFDGEVQWVNVKTTEGYVGILEWHTPLIANIQISKMSFKIKEKIRNLTISGGLLVTDLHMVRIISDKVEYTSILKEQETKVFDERIKRVSGG, from the coding sequence ATGGCATTAAATCTTAAAATTATTACTCCTGATGGTATTTTTTTCGATGGAGAAGTACAGTGAGTTAATGTTAAAACAACTGAAGGCTATGTTGGTATTCTTGAATGGCATACACCTTTGATTGCTAATATTCAAATATCGAAAATGTCATTTAAAATTAAAGAAAAAATTCGTAATTTAACGATTTCTGGTGGACTTTTGGTAACTGATTTACATATGGTTCGTATTATTAGTGATAAAGTTGAATATACATCAATTTTAAAAGAGCAAGAAACAAAGGTATTTGATGAGCGTATTAAAAGGGTTAGTGGAGGTTAA
- the atpD gene encoding F0F1 ATP synthase subunit beta, with product MKNATSKKSITIKEKNVSDKNSLKKDNTKVIAKVKAKAKVIKKVVNSKESVKTSKQLPTKRNIGKIVQISGPVIDIRFNDNSLPNLNNAISIDNNGQKLIVEVAKHIGDDSVRCISMGPTEGLLRGLEAVDLGIPISVPVGEEVLGRLFNVLGEVIDDGKELKTKLKYPIHRTPPSFDELQSKSEILETGIKVIDLLAPYAKGGKIGLFGGAGVGKTVLIQELINNIAKEHAGISVFSGVGERTREGNDLYYEMQESGVISKTALVFGQMSEPPGARMRVALTGLTIAEYFRDEKQQDVLLFIDNIFRFTQAGSEVSALLGRMPSAVGYQPTLSTEMGALQERIVSTTRGSITSVQAVYVPADDLTDPAPATTFTHLDAKIVLDRNIAALGLYPAVHPLQSSSRMLDPAIVGQEHYDVAQRVIETIQHFSELEPIIGILGMDELSEEDKKIVARARRIRNFCSQPFHVAEKFSGLNGIYIPVSQTVNSFKQILDGECDDLPEQAFLYVGTIEQAIEKAKKLR from the coding sequence ATGAAAAATGCAACTAGTAAAAAATCTATAACAATTAAAGAAAAAAATGTTAGTGATAAAAATTCTTTAAAAAAAGATAACACTAAAGTTATTGCTAAAGTAAAAGCAAAAGCAAAAGTGATTAAAAAAGTAGTTAATAGCAAAGAAAGTGTTAAAACTAGTAAACAATTACCAACTAAACGAAATATTGGAAAAATTGTTCAAATTTCAGGTCCAGTTATTGATATTCGTTTTAATGATAATAGTTTACCTAATTTAAATAATGCTATTAGTATTGATAATAATGGTCAAAAATTAATTGTTGAAGTTGCAAAACATATTGGTGATGATAGTGTTCGTTGTATTTCAATGGGTCCAACTGAAGGATTACTACGTGGTCTTGAAGCAGTTGATTTAGGAATACCAATTAGTGTTCCTGTTGGTGAAGAAGTTTTGGGTAGACTTTTTAATGTATTGGGTGAAGTCATTGATGATGGTAAAGAACTTAAAACTAAATTAAAATATCCTATTCATCGTACACCTCCTAGTTTTGATGAATTACAATCAAAATCAGAAATTTTAGAAACAGGAATTAAAGTTATTGATTTATTAGCACCTTATGCTAAAGGTGGAAAAATTGGTTTATTCGGTGGAGCTGGAGTTGGTAAAACAGTTTTAATTCAAGAATTAATTAATAACATAGCTAAAGAACATGCTGGTATTTCTGTCTTTTCAGGAGTTGGTGAAAGAACACGTGAGGGTAATGATTTATATTATGAAATGCAAGAGTCAGGTGTTATTAGTAAAACTGCTTTAGTGTTTGGTCAAATGTCAGAACCACCAGGTGCTAGAATGCGTGTTGCATTAACTGGTTTAACAATTGCTGAATACTTCCGTGATGAAAAACAGCAAGATGTATTATTATTTATTGATAATATATTTCGTTTTACACAAGCTGGTAGTGAAGTATCAGCTTTATTAGGAAGAATGCCTTCAGCAGTAGGATACCAACCAACATTATCAACAGAAATGGGTGCTTTACAAGAACGTATTGTATCAACAACACGTGGTTCTATTACATCTGTACAAGCAGTATATGTACCAGCCGATGATCTAACTGATCCAGCTCCTGCGACAACATTTACTCACTTGGATGCCAAAATTGTTTTAGATCGTAATATTGCTGCTTTAGGGCTTTATCCTGCTGTTCATCCTTTACAATCTTCATCAAGAATGTTAGATCCTGCTATTGTTGGTCAGGAGCATTATGATGTTGCGCAAAGAGTTATTGAAACAATTCAACATTTTTCTGAATTAGAACCAATCATTGGTATTTTAGGAATGGATGAGTTGAGTGAAGAAGATAAAAAAATAGTAGCTAGAGCAAGAAGAATTCGTAATTTTTGTTCACAGCCGTTTCATGTTGCTGAAAAATTTTCAGGTTTAAATGGTATTTATATTCCTGTTAGTCAAACTGTTAATAGTTTTAAACAAATTTTAGATGGTGAATGTGATGATTTACCAGAGCAAGCGTTTTTATATGTAGGAACTATTGAACAAGCAATTGAAAAGGCAAAGAAATTGAGATAA
- the atpG gene encoding ATP synthase F1 subunit gamma → MAQSMEQIRQKIKSVNTSYKITKAMQLVSTAKLKKVGKRIEMIKPYYSEVYDTFNQLIPKLSNSIYLKTKDQVINKTIWVVFNSNLGLCGGFNNNLNKLVLEQYQPQDEIVVIGSKGVSYFTNHHCKIMQSYTEINIQSSYNDSQEISLLLLSKFNNKETDAIKIAYTKYVNTVTTIPTIIDLLPIVSIKTNQESNLIQTDFEPDANTVINSAIPLYVDAIVYGALVESQVSEQALRRLAMENASNNAKEMKDKLLVSYNRARQGAITQEISEIIGGADAQSS, encoded by the coding sequence ATGGCTCAAAGCATGGAACAAATTAGACAAAAAATTAAATCTGTTAATACTAGTTATAAAATTACTAAAGCAATGCAACTAGTATCAACAGCTAAATTAAAAAAAGTAGGTAAAAGAATTGAGATGATTAAACCTTATTATTCTGAAGTTTATGATACATTCAATCAACTAATACCTAAATTAAGTAATTCAATTTATTTAAAAACAAAGGATCAAGTTATTAATAAAACAATATGAGTTGTTTTTAATTCTAATTTAGGATTATGTGGTGGTTTTAATAATAATTTAAATAAATTAGTACTAGAACAATATCAACCACAAGATGAAATAGTTGTTATTGGTAGTAAAGGAGTTTCATACTTTACTAATCATCATTGTAAAATTATGCAATCTTATACTGAAATTAACATTCAATCATCATATAATGATTCGCAAGAGATATCTTTGTTGTTACTTTCTAAGTTTAATAATAAAGAAACTGATGCTATTAAAATTGCATATACAAAATATGTAAATACGGTAACAACAATTCCAACAATTATTGATTTATTACCAATTGTTTCTATTAAAACTAATCAAGAAAGTAATTTAATTCAAACCGATTTTGAACCAGACGCTAATACTGTTATTAATAGTGCTATTCCTTTATATGTTGATGCCATTGTTTATGGTGCATTAGTAGAATCACAAGTGTCAGAGCAAGCATTACGAAGATTAGCAATGGAAAATGCTTCAAATAATGCCAAAGAAATGAAAGATAAATTATTAGTAAGTTATAATCGTGCCCGTCAAGGTGCTATTACCCAAGAAATTTCAGAAATTATTGGTGGCGCTGATGCCCAATCATCATAA
- the atpA gene encoding F0F1 ATP synthase subunit alpha, with the protein MSLNVNQISEIIKSQIKNYGKKISANEEGIVVTVGDGIALIHGLDKAVNGELVFFPKSNIYGMVLSLEETAVGVTLMGDDTGIKEGDIVSRTGNVVETPVGNMLLGRVVNALGQKIDGKGPIKTTKTRPIERIALGVMTRKSVSEPLATGLLSIDAMIPIGKGQRELIIGDRQTGKTTIAIDTIINQKGKNVFCVYVAIGQKASTVAQIVDKLTQLGAMEYTTIVAATASEVAPLQYIAPYTGVTIAEEWMEEGKDVLIVYDDLSKHAVAYRAISLLLRRPPGREAYPGDVFYLHSRLLERAAKLNEKHGGGSITALPIIETQAGDISAYIPTNVISITDGQIFLMSELFNAGIRPAVDVGLSVSRVGSSAQIKAIKQAGGTLKLELAQFRELQAFSQFGSDLDENTRAVIEHGKRAIEILKQKQNEPLNQIDQAIILLAIKNKAIKWLPVEMMDSFKKEVITYFQKQQRKSYLKLQQDQAFSEELQVSISQGIMQVVYNLTNKLNDYNPKIYGSLEEWETLIKTFK; encoded by the coding sequence ATGTCCTTAAACGTTAATCAAATTTCAGAAATTATAAAAAGCCAAATTAAAAATTATGGTAAAAAAATTAGTGCTAATGAGGAAGGCATTGTTGTTACTGTCGGTGATGGAATTGCGCTAATTCATGGTTTAGATAAGGCTGTTAATGGTGAATTAGTATTTTTTCCTAAAAGTAATATTTATGGTATGGTTTTGAGTTTAGAAGAAACTGCTGTTGGTGTTACTTTAATGGGGGATGATACGGGTATCAAAGAAGGAGATATTGTTAGTAGAACAGGTAATGTTGTTGAAACACCAGTTGGTAATATGCTTTTAGGAAGAGTTGTTAATGCACTAGGGCAAAAGATTGATGGTAAAGGTCCAATTAAAACTACGAAAACTAGACCGATTGAAAGAATAGCGCTGGGTGTGATGACTAGAAAATCTGTATCAGAACCTTTAGCAACAGGATTATTATCAATTGATGCAATGATTCCGATTGGCAAAGGTCAAAGAGAGTTAATAATTGGTGATCGTCAAACTGGAAAAACAACGATTGCTATTGATACTATTATTAATCAAAAGGGTAAAAATGTCTTTTGTGTTTATGTTGCTATTGGTCAAAAAGCTTCAACTGTTGCTCAAATTGTTGATAAATTAACACAACTAGGGGCAATGGAGTATACAACTATTGTTGCTGCTACTGCTAGTGAAGTTGCTCCTTTGCAATATATTGCTCCTTATACAGGAGTAACTATTGCCGAAGAATGAATGGAAGAAGGTAAAGATGTCTTAATTGTTTATGATGATTTGAGTAAACATGCAGTGGCCTATCGTGCTATTTCCTTATTATTAAGACGACCACCAGGAAGAGAAGCTTATCCAGGAGATGTTTTTTATCTTCATTCACGTTTATTAGAACGTGCAGCTAAATTAAATGAAAAACATGGTGGTGGGAGTATTACTGCCTTACCTATTATTGAAACACAAGCCGGTGATATTTCTGCATATATTCCTACTAATGTTATTTCAATTACTGATGGTCAAATTTTTTTAATGTCAGAATTATTTAATGCCGGAATTCGTCCAGCAGTTGATGTGGGTTTATCAGTTTCACGGGTAGGTTCATCAGCACAAATTAAAGCAATAAAACAAGCAGGTGGAACATTAAAATTAGAATTAGCACAATTTCGTGAATTACAAGCTTTTTCACAATTTGGTTCTGATTTAGATGAAAATACTAGAGCTGTTATTGAACATGGTAAACGTGCCATTGAAATTTTAAAACAAAAACAAAATGAACCATTAAATCAAATTGATCAAGCAATTATTTTATTAGCAATTAAAAATAAGGCAATTAAATGATTACCAGTAGAAATGATGGATTCTTTTAAAAAGGAAGTAATAACTTATTTTCAAAAACAACAACGAAAAAGTTATTTAAAATTACAGCAAGATCAAGCGTTTAGTGAAGAGTTACAAGTGAGCATTAGTCAAGGCATTATGCAGGTTGTTTATAATTTGACCAATAAGCTAAATGACTATAATCCTAAAATATATGGTAGTCTTGAAGAATGGGAAACATTAATTAAAACATTCAAATAA